A genomic segment from Nicotiana tabacum cultivar K326 chromosome 7, ASM71507v2, whole genome shotgun sequence encodes:
- the LOC107794567 gene encoding dormancy-associated protein homolog 3 — protein MSLLDKLWDDTVAGPRPDSGLGKLRKYSTFSPRSNSGKESEVSTPRSFSEEASSEDAVRVTRSIMIVKPPGSQNKDSPPVSPAGTTPPVSPFAGAGGREAYWSRRRSFAYENASGVGPRSPRPPYDL, from the exons ATGAGCTTACTTGACAAGCTCTGGGATGATACCGTTGCCGGTCCCCGGCCAGATAGTGGCCTCGGGAAACTCCGGAAGTATTCTACTTTTAGCCCCCGTTCTAATTCCGGCAAGG AATCAGAAGTTTCGACACCGAGATCCTTCAGTGAGGAAGCAAGTAGTGAGGATGCAGTAAGGGTGACAAGGAGTATCATGATAGTAAAGCCTCCCGGGAGTCAGAACAAAGATTCACCTCCTGTTTCCCCCGCCGGTACTACTCCTCCGGTCTCTCCTTTTGCCG GTGCAGGAGGAAGAGAAGCATATTGGTCCCGTAGGCGATCATTTGCATACGAGAATGCCAGTGGGGTTGGACCCAGAAGCCCTCGTCCTCCTTACGACCTGTGA